Part of the Onthophagus taurus isolate NC chromosome 11, IU_Otau_3.0, whole genome shotgun sequence genome is shown below.
CAGTGAAGAGGTGAGCGATACCATCTTCTTAGACTGATTATAGAAAGCAaaatagctttaatttggtgccATCTTTCACTCCAATGTTGTATTATTATCAGAAGCTAGTACCAGAtgtggaaaaatatttttctgtaactttaattttattgatcttaTCACATGGATCTTCGaaaggatttttattttctctttcttttaAGGTATGCCAGATATGATTAGCTGATGCAAACAGCATGCTAGTTTTTTCGTTTACTCACCTGGTGACAATTGCTCTAACtcaattttgttaaaacacCACCACAAAAGGTCTTTGAAACTATTTTACAAATCCACTTGAATTATCTTGTCGAATAGGTACTTGTATTAGTTCATCACTCTCGTTGGTACAATATTTCGCATTGATGTGGTGTCGATGAATGCTTCACGAACATAGAACATACATTTAATTGAAGGCTCTCTATATGTATACATATTGGTTGGTGGTCGCAAGTTCGTTTGCTAATATCGAGTTAAGTACTTTTGATAGAATAGTACTTTTAGTAAACGATTTGTAGGTTTTGGAAGCTTTTTTTACAGCTTTTGTCTGAGCAAAGGGGAGATTTAAAAGAATGCaatctttctttttaacaaTAGGATTCTTTTTCTCACTTCAACTTTTATTGCTTttcttttatgaataaaataatttatttgcaatttttactAGCTTCAATTTCGGTCTTAATTATAGATTAGATTCTAcacgtttaattaaaattgaagcactttttttaccaaaattaacaaaatttcaacattattttaaatgattcaCTTGTACTTTGTAACACAATACctgataatttcaaataaattctcGATAAAACCGTGAATTACTCACTATCTATTCAATATTAAACTGATAAAAACGCTACTACTTAACCTATTTGTTAAGTATTTATtgttagatttttatttacacagaagtttcataaataacaatttgCACAACAGGTCGTTCCTTCTTATTTTTAGCACCTTCAGTAATGTTTCTTATAACAGCTTCCATGGCGTCTTCCCattctttttgttgttgtcTTTGGTCAATTTTATCATTCGCAGGTCCACGTTTTGAAGTAACCGTTAAAACCCTTCTCAAATCTTGTTGAAATGCCAAAATATCTAACCCCGGTGCAATTTCAGCTAATCTTCTTAAATGTTCGGCAAAAGGGCCAGATAATGCTTGGATTTGTCGCCAAGATTGCGCGTATTGCCTTCGAACCAATTCAATAATAGTCGAAGTTAACGCTAATCcgattaaaatataaagagtACATAAAAGCATGTACTTTGGTCGTTTTGGAACTAAGTCACCAAACCCAATTGTGGTCATTGTTacaaaacagaaataaaatccGTCGAAAAAAGTCCAATCATCTTCAAATGCAATGAAAATTCCAGCACCAAATgctaaataaacaaataaaaaaataactgctGATAAAACGAAATAAGAAGTTCTTTGAGATTCATTCGGGGACCATTTTATAGGTAACGAAGGGATATGATTAACGATTGTCGATAAAGTTGTTGCGAAAATTCTTCCCCAATCCGCCAAAACTGTTAATGTCAAAGGAATTCCGATTAAGGCAAAGAAAATGCAAAAAGCTCGACCTCCAAATGTCATAGGTGCGATATTTCCGTAACCGATTGTTGTTAAAACGGTCGATGAAAAGAAAACGGCTGTTAACATATTCCATTTTTCGGATTCTTCGGTTGGTTTTGATGTTAACCACACGTCTTGAAATCCATTTTCGAAAGCGTGTCTTAAAACTTTACTATAATTGTCAATGTGTTCGTATATTTCCATTACATTATCTTTGGTATTCACAATATTTTCAACCAGTTTTAAACGATTTGTGTAAAGAGTggcatttatttttgatatttttgtaaGTTCTGCTGGTGATTCAAACGTTCTGAAAacctaaaaaaagaaatcattttaataaattgggCAACATGGAAAAGGAAGttacataataattatttattttgctttTGAAGTCAGTAAAATTTTAAGGGTTTTACCAACACTTCTTGCTAACATTTGCAAATAACTACAAGCTGTTTATCGAAATCCATGTTTATACATTCTCTGTAGAATAACGAAACTGTAAATAAATCGTGGTCAACTCACTCTTCAGCAAAGAAATCGCTGTGTCGTCATTTTCATGTCGCACtcttatataatttaattcacaATGGCTGGAAACATATTCAAGAGTATATTTCACAAAAAATGTAAGATAACTTATACCATGAGATGTAGAAATGCTGACAAAGTGTTAGCTTCACAACACAATACTGAAGTGCAGTACTGAAAGGAAGTACTAATAAGAATTGTGACTGTGATAAACTAAACTTTTTAGCTGACCGTAGTCAAATGGAAATTATCTAGGATGTCTTGAACTAATAAGCAACTTAAAGCTACTAAGAAAGATATTATTCTGGGTGATAATAATACATGACGTAAAGGTGGTAAAATATTACTCAATTAGTGTTGACTCTCCTCCAGACATATTACATGTTGGTCAATTAATCTTTTTCACTCGTTATGTAAATGATATATTTGAAAGATTCCTGATCTTTATACCAATGGAGGAGCATAGATTCGAATACTTGGCAAATGTTGTTCAGGGATTCCTCAGGGAACataatattaacattaaaaattttcgagGTCAAAATGACGACAATGCGTTAAATATTGCACGTCAATATTCTAGCTTACAAACGAGATTGAAACAGCATTGCAATTTAGCTATCTATGTACCACGTGCGACATATTCATTAaacttacaagggaagtgtcacgattgtgtctcaccgatttcaatgaaatttggtacagtcatagaatgggtcAACATAAGGTTCGCACACTTTTTTATaggtgcggtaaaagcccctggggttTACCCCTGGGTATTATTTTCAcaacgaaaagtgctatcaaaatttcgtAAATTATAGCTGATATTCAtgttaaaagagctttcttttgatgtatcacacatataccagagggttaaAAGGGGCGAACTACTCCTATTTTTTCGGGTTTacttaaaaaccaccctatcgattttgatgaGTTAAATATACTTGTAGtgcattcaaaaatattagttaagtgTTTTTTCTCATTCATCGTAGATCAACCCTAGCGATGTTGCgagggttaacatgtaactacttttcgtaagaatgatgtaaTAAAACTGTCAAGTATTtagaaaatactttaaacaaaactgtaaattagtcgcacaataaaatgttttgtgtaaaataaggcataatatactatttaggggtggttggggttaaccatccccttaaaaaaaactttagcaaaagatttcgttaaggaggcaaagctacaaatccaaatatatggacctgaaaacacctacaattcggatcagagcggttttaacttggaagtccattcgggaagaacattaagcgatttaggagttaaaaccATAGATAATATGGTCCAGTGGGTATCATCTACAACGCACACttacacaattcaacccgtaaTATCTGCTGGTGGGAAACTTCTTCctccactttttattgttttaaaagaaacctCTGGTACcaatatatacgttttggcatcaaaatctggaaagttaacttcagaacacatTGAAAAATTGGTaacaaaatgtatattttccaaatactgtttctaaatcattattattattagattcttagagtggccattgtcctgaagttattagtgaaataactccatcagATACTAATTTtcagggacaacaggtcaaatatTGATGTATTTGGTTacagaatatggaaaaattttattagaagattctctgatcagattattctttaccagtttgatgtcaatttacatcagagggataatatattaaaattgcaatccctaacgcataaccagttgtctTCCCCTCGgcttataaatgtttttaaatgcgcatggtttgcaagtggctatatagaggagagaccaggccattttaaaaatcccgtggaagtttgcttttcgagtgcgaagccaacgtgtgatatATGTGGGGATATAGCGATCATAACATATGCATGGTGTAAAAAGTCcttatatttaaaacattttttccacgactttcatttttgctaagactatgtagaataaaaataaatttaacattgaacataaaaaacgtcaattagtaatataaaataaacttctTCGGTATAATCAACCATGTTTTTtagtcagttgctttttaactcataaataaataaaatatcttatttatctagtagttttatgtttattatttaaagaatatgAGGGTAGTTcacctcgtggaacatcgatatagatagattaaaaaaaagaaacaattctacatttaacaaattacgatggcagttttcattttcgaactataaacaaaaaactaccacTAATTTGTAACctttataaccattttcaaaaatttttaattcaattataaaaCGAACACAGtgccaaatttcgccgtaatcgacaaGTAACGCCcaggatagaattaatttttaagggggtggttttatttaaagaatttttaaaaatacctgacagttttatcacatcattcttacgaaaattagttacatgttaaccctcGTAAAATCACTAGGGTTGATCTACGATGAATGAGAAAAAAcacttaactaatatttttgaatgcaCTACAAGTATATTTAACGTCATCAAAaacgatagggtggtttttaaataaatccgaaaaaaataggggtagttcgcaccttttaaccctctggtatatacagtgtgtcccaggatagatgttacaagaggtataagacttaaaaatgtttgaattttatttcaaggcTGAGGTattaagccctgcttggtgaggagagaattttaagtatattttcatattttgaaaatcaactcgGCCTTGATAGTGAagcgaaaactattttgagtTCAGGTAAAGTAAGCTTTTTGTTCATGGTACGACAAAATATCATTAAGGAaagttgttcagaatgaaaaattattgcactatgcaaaatttcaGGAAGATCTACCTACACTGATTAAACCACCatattttagattagatcggagtgaaaaaaaaaaacaatgaaaaatgccatgaaaaaaaaattacttaagtAGTCgcaaatattgaaaaataaattgtattatccctcagttttagttcacatttcaattactatacaatatttatgttatttaaactaaaatgtgaTGGTTCAACCAAAGTAGATAGATCcttctgaaattttgtataggaccataatttctcattttgaacaacttttcttaataaaatttttcagtatcatgaacaaaaagattactttacctaaactaaaaatagttttcgatTCATTGTCAAGACCGCCTGTGTttacaaaatatgaaaatattcttaaaattctcttcacaccaagcagggcttaattccttagccttaaaataaatttcaaaaatttttaagtcattatacctcttgtaacatctatcctgggacacactgtatatgatacatcaaaagaaagctcttttaaaatgaatatcagctATAATTTACGAAATTTTGATAGTACTTTtcgttttgaaaatataagtgaaaacatactttttctccaaactttcaacccctataactagCCCCAGgagcttttaccgcacgtataaaaaaatgtgcgaaccttattttggcccattctatgactgtaccaaatttcatcgaaattcacttcccttgttagttGGTGTACACGCAGCTCAGTGTAATATG
Proteins encoded:
- the LOC111420458 gene encoding TWiK family of potassium channels protein 7, producing MEKNFDPKNTWTLKVKRWFYKVEWKPILQHIGLLLALMIYTVIGGLVFRTFESPAELTKISKINATLYTNRLKLVENIVNTKDNVMEIYEHIDNYSKVLRHAFENGFQDVWLTSKPTEESEKWNMLTAVFFSSTVLTTIGYGNIAPMTFGGRAFCIFFALIGIPLTLTVLADWGRIFATTLSTIVNHIPSLPIKWSPNESQRTSYFVLSAVIFLFVYLAFGAGIFIAFEDDWTFFDGFYFCFVTMTTIGFGDLVPKRPKYMLLCTLYILIGLALTSTIIELVRRQYAQSWRQIQALSGPFAEHLRRLAEIAPGLDILAFQQDLRRVLTVTSKRGPANDKIDQRQQQKEWEDAMEAVIRNITEGAKNKKERPVVQIVIYETSV